A region from the Drosophila ananassae strain 14024-0371.13 chromosome 2L, ASM1763931v2, whole genome shotgun sequence genome encodes:
- the LOC6501619 gene encoding unconventional myosin-XVIIIa isoform X5, with the protein MYKHTVKSKLAQVRSNPPAEAPPAATGHLSKHGLGAGKKFFSHIRHKIEDNLTPKLSGKLYYKGSKHTRSMSALSTVDGGCVGGKYTPKGVALNPIPLQMPTSVLTSSVYSYIDSDEESQLSLSLSLTQQSLEDEIFAELEKVAHDETKLNEVLQSFDHLLNEYHPPVAEELPAPPAEFCDRQPMLSKSHSTLSINRNISRMQVYQSPELAGSVLLMRGGGGAGATGGGDSRYNSLNDLNGSRIPLRKQSNLRKRSESFCLEQPLPVKAPGKQQRTRSLLTLNTVARGRAPAVQPPPPAAVTMPKRANSSLEKRHITASKATPRRANSTVKPGTTKAKSPNAHSDELLVKCLAKGQEILRQVESMNHKPKRSSSRGVTKEHSQLVRNKKKLQKLQYANEEKVGRPKLESCKIIPPKLGETSDKNQELLVKVVQEVKVQKHPLKKPTKEIRAEQAEDSDDSGHISNTQLSTSTSTSNSTGSLCESEGDESAEERLPQTEKPCCKSNKIAELLQKFEAVAAKEKPSATPSPVVASKVVAQVQAVRCIQTQVEIYPTYTKEILFRSGVLSELEAKRDVLLSDRIIQLQAFCRGYLARKKMSQRRVQELAVRCIQRNVKAFLAVRDWPWWRLLVRVTPLLNVHRTEEQLKTANEELLMLRAKLEKIECDRSEVKAENQKLEAKLSELTVDLAEERSTAHIATERLEAETAERLKLEKELGDQANKVKNLQETTEKLEMELICAKSDLNGISEDEDAENEDGGVGGGVYKLKYERVARELEFTKRRLHTQHEHDLEQLVGLKKQLEKKLSDAYEEVEEQRQVVGQWKRKAQKMTNEMNDLRMLLEEQNARNNLLEKKQRKFDAECQSLQDAARQERQAKERYGREKDVLQAEKFTLEQTLADTRLDLDLKEEKLASLQRELEEMTFGGGTEEEFAQLRRSKNETERRAKEQEEELDEMAGQIQLLEQAKLRLEMTLETMRKEARRESQQRDEELEEVRGNGYKKIKALECQLETEHEERTLLLREKHELERRLSSMEDRDRVDRDAEEAMNQKLRRDLRKYKALLKDAQTQLERLKADTPGKTLIRQLRNQLEDAESARSLAMKARQTAEAELTEVQAMFEESHRARNDAEERANAAHRDRAELQAQIEENEEELSELMKKYSATVKQLNTEQINVSEAEFKLNEMEAERNNLKEQVAELQHRLDNVENMGDPSMAMMSKRLELRTKELESRLELEQATRARLEVQVTRHKEALEKLQNEVTQSKMREMQAQDVLKKSQKSLRDMREEYHTVSSREQESLTRRKDLEKKMEQMESEGAALKNDLRLALQRIADLQQAMEEEGEEELSESDESISSVGSISDLEERLRPVHVKRSSQQSLNGSIGGGGGGGGTVVSTTRTVVYEKDDNSPRITVTSPSSPHIHKLALAAKAIPDPEPDTKTAAAAASAATRMGSVAGSLTVPAAGQS; encoded by the exons ATGTACAAGCACACGGTCAAGTCGAAGCTGGCCCAGGTGCGGAGCAATCCTCCGGCTGAGGCGCCACCAGCAGCCACAGGACATCTATCCAAACACGGACTAGGAGCTGGCAAGAAATTCTTTTCGCACATTCGCCACAAAATCGAGGATAACTTGACACCGAAATTAAGCGGAAAACTGTACTACAAAGGCAGCAAGCACACCAGATCCATGAGTGCTCTGTCCACGGTGGATGGCGGATGTGTGGGCGGGAAGTATACACCCAAAGGAGTAGCCCTTAATCCCATCCCACTGCAGATGCCCACCAGTGTCCTGACCAGCAGTGTCTACAGCTACATCGACAGCGACGAGGAGAGCCAGCTGAGTCTGAGTCTCAGCCTGACACAGCAGTCCCTGGAGGACGAGATCTTCGCCGAGCTGGAGAAGGTGGCCCACGACGAGACCAAGCTGAACGAGGTTCTCCAGAGTTTCGACCATTTGCTCAACGAATACCATCCTCCAGTCGCCGAGGAGTTGCCAGCTCCTCCAGCGGAGTTTTGTGATCGCCAGCCCATGCTTTCCAAATCACACAGTACCTTGAGCATCAATAGGAATATAAGCCGCATGCAAGTGTACCAGTCCCCGGAACTGGCAGGATCAGTGCTGCTGAtgcgaggaggaggaggagccggAGCCACAGGAGGTGGGGACTCCAGATACAATTCCTTGAACGACCTGAATGGTAGCAGGATTCCCCTTCGGAAGCAATCGAATCTCCGCAAGCGCAGCGAGAGCTTCTGTCTGGAGCAACCGCTGCCGGTGAAGGCTCCTGGAAAGCAGCAAAGGACCCGATCCTTACTAACCCTCAACACAGTAGCACGTGGAAGAGCTCCTGCCGTCCAGCCTCCACCTCCTGCCGCTGTAACAATGCCCAAAAGAGCCAACTCCAGTCTGGAGAAGAGACATATCACAGCCTCGAAAGCCACTCCCAGAAGAGCCAATTCCACAGTGAAGCCTGGGACGACAAAAGCCAAGTCACCCAATGCTCACAGCGACGAGCTGCTGGTCAAGTGCCTGGCCAAAGGACAGGAGATACTGCGCCAGGTGGAGAGCATGAATCACAAGCCCAAGAGGAGCAGCAGTCGCGGGGTGACCAAGGAGCACTCCCAGCTGGTGAGGAACAAGAAAAAGCTACAGAAGCTCCAGTACGCCAACGAGGAGAAGGTCGGCCGGCCCAAGCTAGAGTCCTGCAAGATCATCCCGCCGAAGCTGGGCGAGACCTCGGACAAGAACCAGGAGCTGCTCGTCAAAGTGGTTCAGGAGGTAAAAGTCCAGAAACACCCTCTGAAAAAGCCCACGAAGGAGATCCGAGCCGAGCAGGCCGAGGATTCCGACGACTCGGGCCACATCAGCAACACCCAGTTGTCCACTTCGACGTCCACCAGCAACTCCACCGGCAGCCTCTGCGAGTCCGAGGGCGATGAGTCCGCCGAGGAGCGGTTGCCGCAAACCGAGAAGCCGTGTTGCAAGTCCAACAAAATCGCCGAGTTGCTGCAGAAGTTTGAGGCAGTGGCTGCCAAAGAGAAGCCATCGGCAACGCCGTCGCCGGTGGTGGCCAGCAAAGTGGTGGCCCAGGTGCAGGCGGTGCGGTGCATTCAGACCCAGGTGGAGATCTATCCCACCTACACGAAAGAG ATCCTCTTCCGTTCTGGAGTTCTCAGCGAACTGGAAGCCAAGCGCGATGTCCTGCTCTCAGATCGCATCATTCAGCTGCAGGCCTTCTGCCGAGGGTATCTGGCCCGGAAAAAGATGTCCCAGCGTCGGGTGCAG GAACTGGCCGTTCGCTGCATCCAGCGGAATGTGAAGGCCTTCCTGGCCGTCCGTGACTGGCCCTGGTGGCGCCTCCTGGTCCGAGTCACGCCCCTCCTCAACGTCCACCGCACCGAGGAGCAACTGAAGACCGCCAACGAGGAGCTCCTCATGCTGCGCGCCAAACTGGAGAAGATCGAATGCGATCGCAGCGAGGTCAAGGCGGAGAACCAAAAGTTGGAAGCCAAG CTATCCGAACTGACGGTGGACCTGGCCGAGGAGCGCTCCACAGCCCACATCGCCACCGAGCGGCTGGAGGCGGAGACCGCCGAACGCCTCAAGCTGGAGAAGGAGCTGGGCGATCAGGCCAACAAGGTGAAGAACCTCCAGGAGACCACCGAGAAGCTGGAAATGGAACTCATATGCGCCAAGTCCGATCTGAATGGCATCTCCGAGGACGAGGATGCGGAGAACGAGGACGGCGGCGTGGGTGGCGGTGTCTACAAGCTCAAGTACGAGCGGGTGGCCCGGGAGCTGGAGTTCACCAAACGGCGTCTGCATACGCAGCACGAGCACGATCTGGAACAGCTGGTCGGGCTTAAGAAGCAATTGGAGAAGAAG CTTTCCGATGCCTACGAAGAAGTTGAGGAGCAACGTCAAGTTGTGGGCCAATGGAAGCGCAAGGCTCAGAAGATGACCAACGAGATGAACGATCTGCGCATGCTGCTCGAGGAGCAAAATGCCCGAAACAATTTGCTCGAGAAGAAGCAGCGCAAGTTCGATGCCGAGTGCCAGTCCCTGCAGGATGCGGCTCGCCAGGAGCGTCAGGCCAAGGAGCGCTACGGCCGCGAGAAGGATGTCCTGCAGGCCGAGAAGTTTACGCTGGAGCAGACCCTAGCG GACACCCGCTTGGATCTGGACCTGAAGGAAGAGAAGCTAGCTTCGCTGCAGCGCGAACTGGAAGAGATGACCTTTGGGGGCGGAACCGAAGAAGAGTTCGCCCAGCTGCGGCGCTCTAAAAACGAAACAGAACGCCGGGccaaggagcaggaggaggaacTGGACGAGATGGCAGGCCAGATACAGCTGCTGGAGCAGGCCAAACTCCGTCTGGAGATGACACTGGAGACCATGCGCAAAGAGGCACGCCGCGAGTCCCAGCAGCGTGATGAGGAGCTGGAAGAAGTTCGCGGCAATGGCTACAAAAAGATCAAGGCCCTGGAGTGCCAACTGGAGACAGAGCATGAGGAGCGAACCCTGCTCCTCCGTGAGAAGCACGAGCTGGAGCGACGCCTGTCCTCTATGGAGGATCGTGATCGCGTGGACCGCGACGCTGAGGAGGCAATGAACCAGAAGCTGCGCCGTGATCTCCGCAAATACAAGGCTCTGCTCAAGGACGCTCAGACCCAGCTGGAGCGCCTCAAGGCGGACACGCCAGGCAAGACGCTTATTCGCCAGCTGCGGAATCAACTGGAAGACGCAGAGTCCGCTCGATCTCTGGCCATGAAGGCGCGTCAAACAGCCGAAGCGGAACTCACCGAAGTCCAGGCCATGTTCGAGGAGTCACATCGCGCCCGAAACGATGCCGAGGAGCGAGCCAATGCGGCGCACAGGGATCGCGCCGAGCTCCAGGCTCAAATCGAGGAGAACGAGGAGGAGCTCAGCGAACTGATGAAGAAGTACAGTGCCACAGTGAAGCAATTGAACACCGAGCAGATAAATGTATCCGAAGCGGAGTTCAAGCTCAACGAAATGGAGGCTGAACGAAACAATCTCAAAGAGCAGGTGGCCGAGCTACAGCACCGCTTGGACAATGTCGAAAATATGGGCGATCCATCCATGGCCATGATGTCGAAGAG atTGGAGCTTCGCACCAAGGAACTGGAATCCcggctggagctggagcaggcCACTCGGGCGCGTCTGGAAGTGCAGGTGACCCGTCACAAGGAGGCCCTGGAGAAGCTGCAGAACGAGGTGACGCAGTCGAAGATGCGCGAAATGCAGGCCCAGGACGTGCTCAAGAAGTCGCAAAAGAGTCTCCGCGATATGCGTGAGGAGTACCACACGGTGTCCAGTCGCGAGCAGGAGTCCCTGACGCGGCGCAAGGACCTCGAAAAGAAGATGGAGCAAATGGAATCGGAGGGAGCGGCCCTGAAGAACGACCTCCGGCTGGCACTTCAGCGGATAGCCGATCTGCAACAGGCCATGGAGGAGGAGGGCGAAGAGGAACTTAGCGAGAG
- the LOC6501619 gene encoding unconventional myosin-XVIIIa isoform X10, whose product MRARAQAEINPTTSRTEIQTEINLNCINASGDATPNAGPLESDRLEKEKFLARVLAAMNGGPRLGATASSNSSGSSLNSTMSGSAPLARPPKPPTSQARKQLRLLPKQREQSPVQSLTNGQHTTTTTRSTYTANKYTSKTSSGSGGISSLSGTDSDRLRLVNRSPSPAYSVSSRCSTLSSISNSNSRLQTPPRRVFPQTYTRGSGLDPYEMHQLESSPVVFDGNLSFVLGCKRQPVHQSLRASPSFEDPRTSSAYLSEKIQNFLKRTDHVQEEWTAMGRRTKRTTSMTSGRDSRCTTPGSTCSGYDDYDTMSLIERQRERNSIERCGSVGRTRSSQNILTKAFQLAKQLPSQSTSRANSAARERESSVATTTSLTNGNRDDDDDDRTIREEDDELSELTVDLAEERSTAHIATERLEAETAERLKLEKELGDQANKVKNLQETTEKLEMELICAKSDLNGISEDEDAENEDGGVGGGVYKLKYERVARELEFTKRRLHTQHEHDLEQLVGLKKQLEKKLSDAYEEVEEQRQVVGQWKRKAQKMTNEMNDLRMLLEEQNARNNLLEKKQRKFDAECQSLQDAARQERQAKERYGREKDVLQAEKFTLEQTLADTRLDLDLKEEKLASLQRELEEMTFGGGTEEEFAQLRRSKNETERRAKEQEEELDEMAGQIQLLEQAKLRLEMTLETMRKEARRESQQRDEELEEVRGNGYKKIKALECQLETEHEERTLLLREKHELERRLSSMEDRDRVDRDAEEAMNQKLRRDLRKYKALLKDAQTQLERLKADTPGKTLIRQLRNQLEDAESARSLAMKARQTAEAELTEVQAMFEESHRARNDAEERANAAHRDRAELQAQIEENEEELSELMKKYSATVKQLNTEQINVSEAEFKLNEMEAERNNLKEQVAELQHRLDNVENMGDPSMAMMSKRLELRTKELESRLELEQATRARLEVQVTRHKEALEKLQNEVTQSKMREMQAQDVLKKSQKSLRDMREEYHTVSSREQESLTRRKDLEKKMEQMESEGAALKNDLRLALQRIADLQQAMEEEGEEELSESDESISSVGSISDLEERLRPVHVKRSSQQSLNGSIGGGGGGGGTVVSTTRTVVYEKDDNSPRITVTSPSSPHIHKLALAAKAIPDPEPDTKTAAAAASAATRMGSVAGSLTVPAAGQS is encoded by the exons ATGCGCGCGCGTGCTCAGGCCGAAATAAATCCAACAACAAGTCGCACAGAAATTCAGACCgagataaatttaaattgcatCAACG CTTCTGGAGATGCCACACCGAATGCCGGGCCACTAGAGTCGGACCGCTTGGAGAAGGAGAAGTTCCTGGCCCGCGTCCTGGCAGCCATGAATGGCGGACCCAGACTGGGGGCCACTGcctccagcaacagcagtggATCCTCCCTTAACTCCACGATGAGTGGCAGTGCTCCGTTGGCAAGGCCACCCAAACCCCCCACCAGTCAGGCGCGAAAACAGCTCCGCCTGCTGCCCAAGCAGCGGGAGCAGAGTCCAGTTCAGTCCCTGACCAATGGACaacacaccaccaccaccacacgATCCACATACACAGCCAACAAGTACACTTCCAAAACGTCGAGTGGCAGCGGAGGCATCTCGTCGCTTTCGG GAACGGACAGCGATCGCCTGCGTCTGGTTAACCGCTCGCCCAGTCCCGCCTACTCCGTGTCCTCGCGATGCTCCACGCTCTCCTCGATCTCCAACTCCAATTCGCGTCTGCAGACTCCGCCGCGCAGGGTCTTCCCCCAGACCTACACCCGCGGCTCGGGCCTGGATCCGTACGAGATGCACCAGCTGGAGAGCTCGCCCGTGGTCTTCGACGGCAATCTGTCCTTCGTATTGGGCTGCAAGCGCCAGCCAGTCCACCAGTCTTTGCGGGCCTCGCCCTCCTTCGAGGATCCGCGCACCTCGTCCGCCTATCTCAGCGAAAAGATCCAGAACTTCCTGAAGCGCACGGATCACGTGCAGGAGGAGTGGACCGCCATGGGCAGGCGGACGAAGAGAACCACTAGCATGACCAGTGGACGGGATAGTCGCTGCACCACTCCGGGAAGCACTTGCTCCGGCTACGACGACTACGACACCATGTCCCTGATCGAGCGACAGCGCGAGCGAAACAGCATAGAGCGCTGCGGATCGGTGGGACGCACTCGATCCTCGCAGAACATCCTGACGAAGGCCTTCCAGTTGGCCAAGCAACTGCCCAGCCAGTCGACATCCCGGGCCAATTCGGCGGCCAGGGAGCGGGAGTCGTCGGTGGCGACCACCACCAGCCTGACCAACGGGAATcgcgacgacgacgacgacgatcgCACCATTCGCGAGGAGGACGATGAG CTATCCGAACTGACGGTGGACCTGGCCGAGGAGCGCTCCACAGCCCACATCGCCACCGAGCGGCTGGAGGCGGAGACCGCCGAACGCCTCAAGCTGGAGAAGGAGCTGGGCGATCAGGCCAACAAGGTGAAGAACCTCCAGGAGACCACCGAGAAGCTGGAAATGGAACTCATATGCGCCAAGTCCGATCTGAATGGCATCTCCGAGGACGAGGATGCGGAGAACGAGGACGGCGGCGTGGGTGGCGGTGTCTACAAGCTCAAGTACGAGCGGGTGGCCCGGGAGCTGGAGTTCACCAAACGGCGTCTGCATACGCAGCACGAGCACGATCTGGAACAGCTGGTCGGGCTTAAGAAGCAATTGGAGAAGAAG CTTTCCGATGCCTACGAAGAAGTTGAGGAGCAACGTCAAGTTGTGGGCCAATGGAAGCGCAAGGCTCAGAAGATGACCAACGAGATGAACGATCTGCGCATGCTGCTCGAGGAGCAAAATGCCCGAAACAATTTGCTCGAGAAGAAGCAGCGCAAGTTCGATGCCGAGTGCCAGTCCCTGCAGGATGCGGCTCGCCAGGAGCGTCAGGCCAAGGAGCGCTACGGCCGCGAGAAGGATGTCCTGCAGGCCGAGAAGTTTACGCTGGAGCAGACCCTAGCG GACACCCGCTTGGATCTGGACCTGAAGGAAGAGAAGCTAGCTTCGCTGCAGCGCGAACTGGAAGAGATGACCTTTGGGGGCGGAACCGAAGAAGAGTTCGCCCAGCTGCGGCGCTCTAAAAACGAAACAGAACGCCGGGccaaggagcaggaggaggaacTGGACGAGATGGCAGGCCAGATACAGCTGCTGGAGCAGGCCAAACTCCGTCTGGAGATGACACTGGAGACCATGCGCAAAGAGGCACGCCGCGAGTCCCAGCAGCGTGATGAGGAGCTGGAAGAAGTTCGCGGCAATGGCTACAAAAAGATCAAGGCCCTGGAGTGCCAACTGGAGACAGAGCATGAGGAGCGAACCCTGCTCCTCCGTGAGAAGCACGAGCTGGAGCGACGCCTGTCCTCTATGGAGGATCGTGATCGCGTGGACCGCGACGCTGAGGAGGCAATGAACCAGAAGCTGCGCCGTGATCTCCGCAAATACAAGGCTCTGCTCAAGGACGCTCAGACCCAGCTGGAGCGCCTCAAGGCGGACACGCCAGGCAAGACGCTTATTCGCCAGCTGCGGAATCAACTGGAAGACGCAGAGTCCGCTCGATCTCTGGCCATGAAGGCGCGTCAAACAGCCGAAGCGGAACTCACCGAAGTCCAGGCCATGTTCGAGGAGTCACATCGCGCCCGAAACGATGCCGAGGAGCGAGCCAATGCGGCGCACAGGGATCGCGCCGAGCTCCAGGCTCAAATCGAGGAGAACGAGGAGGAGCTCAGCGAACTGATGAAGAAGTACAGTGCCACAGTGAAGCAATTGAACACCGAGCAGATAAATGTATCCGAAGCGGAGTTCAAGCTCAACGAAATGGAGGCTGAACGAAACAATCTCAAAGAGCAGGTGGCCGAGCTACAGCACCGCTTGGACAATGTCGAAAATATGGGCGATCCATCCATGGCCATGATGTCGAAGAG atTGGAGCTTCGCACCAAGGAACTGGAATCCcggctggagctggagcaggcCACTCGGGCGCGTCTGGAAGTGCAGGTGACCCGTCACAAGGAGGCCCTGGAGAAGCTGCAGAACGAGGTGACGCAGTCGAAGATGCGCGAAATGCAGGCCCAGGACGTGCTCAAGAAGTCGCAAAAGAGTCTCCGCGATATGCGTGAGGAGTACCACACGGTGTCCAGTCGCGAGCAGGAGTCCCTGACGCGGCGCAAGGACCTCGAAAAGAAGATGGAGCAAATGGAATCGGAGGGAGCGGCCCTGAAGAACGACCTCCGGCTGGCACTTCAGCGGATAGCCGATCTGCAACAGGCCATGGAGGAGGAGGGCGAAGAGGAACTTAGCGAGAG
- the LOC6501619 gene encoding unconventional myosin-XVIIIa isoform X8, translated as MRARAQAEINPTTSRTEIQTEINLNCINASGDATPNAGPLESDRLEKEKFLARVLAAMNGGPRLGATASSNSSGSSLNSTMSGSAPLARPPKPPTSQARKQLRLLPKQREQSPVQSLTNGQHTTTTTRSTYTANKYTSKTSSGSGGISSLSGNQKDKANGEPESLYEISLKLPLNSSTGTDSDRLRLVNRSPSPAYSVSSRCSTLSSISNSNSRLQTPPRRVFPQTYTRGSGLDPYEMHQLESSPVVFDGNLSFVLGCKRQPVHQSLRASPSFEDPRTSSAYLSEKIQNFLKRTDHVQEEWTAMGRRTKRTTSMTSGRDSRCTTPGSTCSGYDDYDTMSLIERQRERNSIERCGSVGRTRSSQNILTKAFQLAKQLPSQSTSRANSAARERESSVATTTSLTNGNRDDDDDDRTIREEDDELSELTVDLAEERSTAHIATERLEAETAERLKLEKELGDQANKVKNLQETTEKLEMELICAKSDLNGISEDEDAENEDGGVGGGVYKLKYERVARELEFTKRRLHTQHEHDLEQLVGLKKQLEKKLSDAYEEVEEQRQVVGQWKRKAQKMTNEMNDLRMLLEEQNARNNLLEKKQRKFDAECQSLQDAARQERQAKERYGREKDVLQAEKFTLEQTLADTRLDLDLKEEKLASLQRELEEMTFGGGTEEEFAQLRRSKNETERRAKEQEEELDEMAGQIQLLEQAKLRLEMTLETMRKEARRESQQRDEELEEVRGNGYKKIKALECQLETEHEERTLLLREKHELERRLSSMEDRDRVDRDAEEAMNQKLRRDLRKYKALLKDAQTQLERLKADTPGKTLIRQLRNQLEDAESARSLAMKARQTAEAELTEVQAMFEESHRARNDAEERANAAHRDRAELQAQIEENEEELSELMKKYSATVKQLNTEQINVSEAEFKLNEMEAERNNLKEQVAELQHRLDNVENMGDPSMAMMSKRLELRTKELESRLELEQATRARLEVQVTRHKEALEKLQNEVTQSKMREMQAQDVLKKSQKSLRDMREEYHTVSSREQESLTRRKDLEKKMEQMESEGAALKNDLRLALQRIADLQQAMEEEGEEELSESDESISSVGSISDLEERLRPVHVKRSSQQSLNGSIGGGGGGGGTVVSTTRTVVYEKDDNSPRITVTSPSSPHIHKLALAAKAIPDPEPDTKTAAAAASAATRMGSVAGSLTVPAAGQS; from the exons ATGCGCGCGCGTGCTCAGGCCGAAATAAATCCAACAACAAGTCGCACAGAAATTCAGACCgagataaatttaaattgcatCAACG CTTCTGGAGATGCCACACCGAATGCCGGGCCACTAGAGTCGGACCGCTTGGAGAAGGAGAAGTTCCTGGCCCGCGTCCTGGCAGCCATGAATGGCGGACCCAGACTGGGGGCCACTGcctccagcaacagcagtggATCCTCCCTTAACTCCACGATGAGTGGCAGTGCTCCGTTGGCAAGGCCACCCAAACCCCCCACCAGTCAGGCGCGAAAACAGCTCCGCCTGCTGCCCAAGCAGCGGGAGCAGAGTCCAGTTCAGTCCCTGACCAATGGACaacacaccaccaccaccacacgATCCACATACACAGCCAACAAGTACACTTCCAAAACGTCGAGTGGCAGCGGAGGCATCTCGTCGCTTTCGGGTAATCAGAAGGATAAGGCTAATGGAGAGCCCGAAAGTCTGTACGAGATCTCGCTGAAACTGCCACTCAATTCGTCCACAGGAACGGACAGCGATCGCCTGCGTCTGGTTAACCGCTCGCCCAGTCCCGCCTACTCCGTGTCCTCGCGATGCTCCACGCTCTCCTCGATCTCCAACTCCAATTCGCGTCTGCAGACTCCGCCGCGCAGGGTCTTCCCCCAGACCTACACCCGCGGCTCGGGCCTGGATCCGTACGAGATGCACCAGCTGGAGAGCTCGCCCGTGGTCTTCGACGGCAATCTGTCCTTCGTATTGGGCTGCAAGCGCCAGCCAGTCCACCAGTCTTTGCGGGCCTCGCCCTCCTTCGAGGATCCGCGCACCTCGTCCGCCTATCTCAGCGAAAAGATCCAGAACTTCCTGAAGCGCACGGATCACGTGCAGGAGGAGTGGACCGCCATGGGCAGGCGGACGAAGAGAACCACTAGCATGACCAGTGGACGGGATAGTCGCTGCACCACTCCGGGAAGCACTTGCTCCGGCTACGACGACTACGACACCATGTCCCTGATCGAGCGACAGCGCGAGCGAAACAGCATAGAGCGCTGCGGATCGGTGGGACGCACTCGATCCTCGCAGAACATCCTGACGAAGGCCTTCCAGTTGGCCAAGCAACTGCCCAGCCAGTCGACATCCCGGGCCAATTCGGCGGCCAGGGAGCGGGAGTCGTCGGTGGCGACCACCACCAGCCTGACCAACGGGAATcgcgacgacgacgacgacgatcgCACCATTCGCGAGGAGGACGATGAG CTATCCGAACTGACGGTGGACCTGGCCGAGGAGCGCTCCACAGCCCACATCGCCACCGAGCGGCTGGAGGCGGAGACCGCCGAACGCCTCAAGCTGGAGAAGGAGCTGGGCGATCAGGCCAACAAGGTGAAGAACCTCCAGGAGACCACCGAGAAGCTGGAAATGGAACTCATATGCGCCAAGTCCGATCTGAATGGCATCTCCGAGGACGAGGATGCGGAGAACGAGGACGGCGGCGTGGGTGGCGGTGTCTACAAGCTCAAGTACGAGCGGGTGGCCCGGGAGCTGGAGTTCACCAAACGGCGTCTGCATACGCAGCACGAGCACGATCTGGAACAGCTGGTCGGGCTTAAGAAGCAATTGGAGAAGAAG CTTTCCGATGCCTACGAAGAAGTTGAGGAGCAACGTCAAGTTGTGGGCCAATGGAAGCGCAAGGCTCAGAAGATGACCAACGAGATGAACGATCTGCGCATGCTGCTCGAGGAGCAAAATGCCCGAAACAATTTGCTCGAGAAGAAGCAGCGCAAGTTCGATGCCGAGTGCCAGTCCCTGCAGGATGCGGCTCGCCAGGAGCGTCAGGCCAAGGAGCGCTACGGCCGCGAGAAGGATGTCCTGCAGGCCGAGAAGTTTACGCTGGAGCAGACCCTAGCG GACACCCGCTTGGATCTGGACCTGAAGGAAGAGAAGCTAGCTTCGCTGCAGCGCGAACTGGAAGAGATGACCTTTGGGGGCGGAACCGAAGAAGAGTTCGCCCAGCTGCGGCGCTCTAAAAACGAAACAGAACGCCGGGccaaggagcaggaggaggaacTGGACGAGATGGCAGGCCAGATACAGCTGCTGGAGCAGGCCAAACTCCGTCTGGAGATGACACTGGAGACCATGCGCAAAGAGGCACGCCGCGAGTCCCAGCAGCGTGATGAGGAGCTGGAAGAAGTTCGCGGCAATGGCTACAAAAAGATCAAGGCCCTGGAGTGCCAACTGGAGACAGAGCATGAGGAGCGAACCCTGCTCCTCCGTGAGAAGCACGAGCTGGAGCGACGCCTGTCCTCTATGGAGGATCGTGATCGCGTGGACCGCGACGCTGAGGAGGCAATGAACCAGAAGCTGCGCCGTGATCTCCGCAAATACAAGGCTCTGCTCAAGGACGCTCAGACCCAGCTGGAGCGCCTCAAGGCGGACACGCCAGGCAAGACGCTTATTCGCCAGCTGCGGAATCAACTGGAAGACGCAGAGTCCGCTCGATCTCTGGCCATGAAGGCGCGTCAAACAGCCGAAGCGGAACTCACCGAAGTCCAGGCCATGTTCGAGGAGTCACATCGCGCCCGAAACGATGCCGAGGAGCGAGCCAATGCGGCGCACAGGGATCGCGCCGAGCTCCAGGCTCAAATCGAGGAGAACGAGGAGGAGCTCAGCGAACTGATGAAGAAGTACAGTGCCACAGTGAAGCAATTGAACACCGAGCAGATAAATGTATCCGAAGCGGAGTTCAAGCTCAACGAAATGGAGGCTGAACGAAACAATCTCAAAGAGCAGGTGGCCGAGCTACAGCACCGCTTGGACAATGTCGAAAATATGGGCGATCCATCCATGGCCATGATGTCGAAGAG atTGGAGCTTCGCACCAAGGAACTGGAATCCcggctggagctggagcaggcCACTCGGGCGCGTCTGGAAGTGCAGGTGACCCGTCACAAGGAGGCCCTGGAGAAGCTGCAGAACGAGGTGACGCAGTCGAAGATGCGCGAAATGCAGGCCCAGGACGTGCTCAAGAAGTCGCAAAAGAGTCTCCGCGATATGCGTGAGGAGTACCACACGGTGTCCAGTCGCGAGCAGGAGTCCCTGACGCGGCGCAAGGACCTCGAAAAGAAGATGGAGCAAATGGAATCGGAGGGAGCGGCCCTGAAGAACGACCTCCGGCTGGCACTTCAGCGGATAGCCGATCTGCAACAGGCCATGGAGGAGGAGGGCGAAGAGGAACTTAGCGAGAG